From Hymenobacter psoromatis, the proteins below share one genomic window:
- a CDS encoding relaxase/mobilization nuclease domain-containing protein: MIGKVKVNQSFGAMCQYVLQEKTPDKGAEVLAAHGVRTDSAAHMATDFDAVRAMRPGLGKAVLHVALAFPVEEKEKVTNEVMGRIAQDYLKGLKIDPENTQWAVVRHQDKTHPHMHLVVNRVDLDGQTVSDQFIRSRSVDVCKRIEQEYGLIVADQVGRKQALEIGPTPAQVKAAKTKTPQEEQAADWRRARPDLADWSRARQ, from the coding sequence ATGATAGGCAAGGTGAAGGTGAACCAGTCGTTCGGGGCGATGTGTCAGTACGTGCTCCAAGAGAAGACCCCCGACAAAGGGGCCGAGGTGCTGGCCGCGCACGGGGTGCGCACCGATAGCGCCGCCCACATGGCCACCGACTTTGACGCGGTGCGGGCCATGCGCCCAGGGCTGGGGAAGGCCGTGCTGCACGTCGCGCTAGCCTTTCCGGTCGAGGAAAAGGAGAAGGTGACCAACGAGGTAATGGGCCGCATTGCCCAGGACTACCTAAAAGGGTTGAAAATCGACCCGGAGAACACGCAGTGGGCGGTGGTGCGGCACCAGGACAAGACCCACCCGCACATGCACTTGGTGGTAAACCGGGTGGATTTGGACGGACAAACGGTGAGCGACCAGTTTATCCGCTCGCGCAGCGTGGACGTGTGCAAGCGCATCGAGCAGGAATATGGGTTGATAGTGGCCGACCAGGTGGGCCGCAAGCAGGCGCTGGAAATCGGCCCGACCCCGGCCCAGGTGAAGGCGGCTAAGACCAAGACCCCCCAAGAGGAACAGGCAGCCGATTGGCGACGCGCCCGGCCGGACCTGGCTGATTGGAGCCGCGCCCGGCAG